The nucleotide sequence TGTCACAGAACACCTTGATCTGGCAGAAGGCCCGGTGGATGGGCTTGTTGCTGCGGTTGTTGTAGCTGTAGGTGTCTATCTGCAGGTTCAGGGGCAGGCCTTTCACACCCTTCTGGGAAGAGAAGTCTGTGCTCAGACAGTTGACCGAGATGAagatctgaggaggaggaagaggagaaggaaaataaggaagaggaggaagaggatgatgaaggcggaagaggaggagcaagattTATGACTTTGTTTTTTCGAATTTTGTTTGTGGAGTAATTCAGGTACATTAAAACTGTGCATAGCAACACATAACATGCAAATTGGAATTACATTGAATTACATAGGAGGTGGTTCCTGACTGGCTCATAGGAGGATGGGGGCGgacagaagggagggggaggaggtgggagtTTGATAAATTAACAAAAGAGATGTGTTCCATTGCCTCTATGTTAAACATTATAGTGATTGTGCACAGTGTATGGTATCTTACACTTAAGGCATATACCTTGTTTATATATTCTGGACACAGAAtataggcactgcatctcaatgtaagaggcgtcactacagtccctggtttgtatccaggctgtatcacatccggccgtgattgggagtcccatagggcggcgcacaattggcccagcatcgtccgggtttggccggggtaggtcgtcgttgtaaataataatttgttcttaactgacttgcctagttaaataaaggttacattaaaaaaatgaatagattttttaaataaaataataataataatgcaaatTGTAAAATGTTAATTATATTCTTTGTCATTAACTGATGTTCCATACACAGTAAATTAGATAATAGTTATTCAAGAGCATTCCCACTGGTTCCACTCCCACTGAATTCTCAGGCGCAAAGGATCTCTTTGTCTGGTTCCTTGTTTATGAACATGCTGTCTTCACTGAACtggtgtgtgtctccctcttttGGCAGAGAGTGGTAATTACATGTTGACTCTTGGTTCTACTGCCAACCATTAAAACAAGGTTGCGGAAAGCTATTYCAATAGATCGCTTACTAGAGAAATAACTATATCAATATGCTTACTTAACATATAACCACTATACTGAAAAACCTTTACTGCAAGTTGCACAGATTTGATGTAGTTAGACTGAACTGTTAATTTATTGGTATAGCCACCTAGTAACTATTTCATAACACGTTTTTGCAGTTCATTTTAAGCAGAATGTAACTAGTTTTCTAAATGAGATCCTTGGTTTAATCAAATAGTTTCTTACCACTTTGGGTAACCAGCAGGCTATGTGGCTAACTTCATGTAAAGTCATGTATGGTGCAACATAGTTTCACGAGCTACGAATACAAGTATGTTCCATTTCAACGTTTTTGCAATTGCTCATCTTCAGTAAAGATGATCTCATCGTATAATGCTCTATTCTCATGCAGAGTGTTTTGTCAAGAAGCCCAAAGCGCGTCAACATTTGAGAAAGGCTGCTCCTACTCTGCCTTGTTTCATTTCCTTGTTTCATTTCCTCCTTCTGAGTAAACTGTGTGTGCCTAAGTTATTAAATCATCAGGGGACACAGCGAGAGAAGGTAAAGCGTCtttcactcgcacacacacacacacacacgcacgcacgcacgcacgcacgcacgcacgcacgcacacacatacaaaaccatCCTTAGTGTGACACCTTACACCTGACTCATATGTGGTTCTAACAAACAGACAGTGCATAGACACAGGTGATtatacacagtacaaacacaaggATGGAAGTCCTCAGTCCTATGGACACAGGCCTCAGGTCATGAGATGAGAAGAATCCACACCCTGgttatatgtatgtatgcatgcgcgcgtgtgtgttgtgtgtgtgtgtgtgtgtgttgtgtgtgtgtgtgtgtgtgtgtgtgtgtggtgtgtgtgtgtggttgtgtgttgtgtgtgtggtgtgtgtgttgtgtgtgtgtgtgctgtgtgttgtgtcgaAACGGCCAGTCCTGGACACCCTGGATCATCCTCTACAACACTCTAACAATCACGGTCTTGAatgtcgtgtgcgtgtgcgtgtgcgtgtgtgtgtgcgtgtgtgcgtgtgtgtgtgtgtgtctcagtgaaaACCAAAGAGCAAGGAGATGGAAGGGATAGATGAACTGTCTAGCTGTTAGTCTGTTTGTGCATCCCAGGCTAACAGTACAACAGTCAACAGTAGCAGTGTCATAGCACCCCATGAACATAGAGCGCTAGCTAAAGCGTCTGTGAGATTGTCTGTTGACGCCATCCCTCACAACCCAACAAACTGGTCAGGGACGGTGGATTATGTCTGTCACCTCGTACCCGGTCGGACGGGATTCCATCGCTAGCTGTCAAATCCAGTTCTGCCCCCCTGCCGCGTTTCCTCATtccaactcccattgttaggcaGTAGGCAAGTCCTAGATCCTTAGGCCTCCCTTGTACGTGCATCACTTTAGCTCAGCAACTGGGGTGACGAGAACGAGTTCAGCATGTGGCCTCGACGGCAgacaaacacctacacacctatTCACTATGGTCTCTAAGCAACCATAGACCCAAAACACTGGAAAAACTCCCCTTACTCCCCAAGGGCcaataaatgtctttattttccGATCAAAACTCGAAGGACCACTTTCCATAATAGGCGTTTAGAAGAAAACAAAGGACAAAGCGTGTGACGATCGCTTGCTGACAAATTGGTTTGCATCACCTGACACCTTTTCTGTGATGGCCAAAACACATCCTAACCTTCAGAGCAAGGGAAGGCAGTCTATTTTTGGAAGAATCTTCAGCCACATTTACACAGAATGTTGATGAGGAAATTGTGATCAGATGAACCGAATCCTCCAGAAACACTTGGTATCATCATGTGTTCTAGGGAAAACAACTAGGCTTACAActatctttccatctctcttcacCTTTGTTCTCTGATTCCTCATACCAAAAGGTGTGTTTCCTATACCTCACCTTAGCCTCCTCATTGATGTCCCAGGTGAAGGAGATGGCGTTGTAGGAGATCTCCTCAATGTTGCTGATTGTGTTGAAGCTCTCTTTGTAGTCAGCTGGGAACCATGGGACACATAATGGGCTGTTAGTACAGTTAGCACTGACATAAGACGCTCAATGAAGAGAGGGCGCTAAGATAAGCGTGGCGGTGGCTAAGTTATGAAACTAAGTATGGAGAGGTGGAAGGCTattttattagtattattattatcattattaggaCTGGGCTGAATGAAAGGTTTTAGGAGCCTTGCATAAGAATGAAGTGAAGGTCAGTAGCTCGTATTAGATACAACCATTGAGAATGTGCTCCCACCCTGGTGAGCTCCCATCCCACATCTTAGATGTTTGATAAACAAACAAGCTTTTTGTCCTCAAAAGGTGCGGCTTAAAAAGCTTGATCCGTGGTATTGGTCTCGTAGTCTTGCGTTGTAGTACTACAAGTCTAATCCTTCAGAAAACGTTTTCACTATGCCATTTTTCGGAAATTGAGGCGCTTGTCTCCAAACTTTACATTCTGACCAATCCCATCAAAGTCCCTTATTAGACCTATACCCCTATGCCAGAAACCACACTGTTTTAGTAGGGCACTTCTACGTTGCTGACTGACTACTTTAGTCGAAAGCAAGCAGATTGTCTCAATGGTCACCTTTCGCCCACAGTCCTTCCATCAAAGTCAGACTGCAAGTGAGACAATACACTTTCCTCTGTCAAGCAGAACTAAGTTCTCCTTTCACAGTGTGTGCATGCAGAGTAAGATTGATCAGTCTACCTCCAGAGAATTAAGCTGCTGTATTGTCCCGACAGAGAGCCACCATGGAGCTCAGTTGACACAGGTATCATTAACAaataggcagtggtggaaaaagtacccaattgtcatacccaattgtcatagtgaaagtatagataccttaatagaaaacgaTTCAAgcaaaagtcacccagtaaaatactacttgagtaaaagtctaaaagtatttggttttaaatatacttaagtatcaaatgtaaatgtaattgctaaaatatacttaagtatcaaaagtaaaagtataaatcatttcaaattctttatactaaacaaaccagacagcatattttacggatagtcaggggcacactccaacactcacacataatttacaaactaagcatttgtgtttagagaGTCTGCCAGATCARAGGCARtagggatgactagggatgttctcttgataagtgtgtgaatttgacaatttttctgtcctgctaagcattccaaaTGTAAYgagtacttttgggtgtcagggaaaatgtaWggagtaaaaagtacattcatttatttaggaatgtagtgaagtaaaagtaaatagGACAACTGGCCTTGTACCATATCCACTCACATTATCACCCTCCATCCAATCATGTGTATTGTTCTAAAGAGGTTTGTTAAGGTTCAACCAATCAGATCCAGGATAATTTYCCCCTTTTAGAATAAGAGTATATGGACAAGGGGGACGTGATCATCCTAGATCTCCTACTAAGTTATTTATTTAAGGTGGCATAGAGGTTTTGGCTCATTTGGTGGGTCTGTCTGCCTGGCTCCTTGGCTAGCTGGCTGCTTCTCCTTCTAGGTCATGAGAGTTGagctgagacagagacagcatGTGACACGGGGGAGGAGATGGAAGGTGACTGTTGCACAACAACTCAGGGAACAACAGTGACTCGTGACAGCGCAGGATGGTATGGTAAGAAGAGTGTCAGGTAAATATGATGAAATGTATTCAGAACCATTCAGGCAGTACTTCTGGTGACTTTATGTGACATAAAAACTATGGCCTGATTTAATCAGCGTTTGTAATGTGAAGTTTGCACCTGTTATTTCCCCAGAGGTAATACAACATTTAAGGTTCATGAACAATCTTAAAGGGTAAATCAACTCATGTTTTAGCCAGTTTCTTTCCTCGCTTTAGATAATAACAGTTGAAAACTTGTACTAACTTGTGCTTTGCACCGTAAATGAGGTATTTCATGTCTTGGTGTAGCGTCTCCTTCAAGAGTTTGTgaggaccagtgttccatgtagGGGCTCTTACCAATATCAAGACACCTCTGTTTGGCTGTGTGCTGTCTGGAGTGCCAGTACTTCCAGTGCTTCAGCTGGTCGTCTCTGCACTTCTCCTCTCCgaacaccaccatcaccacactCTGAAATGGTGCACACAACCCCAGGGCCATCAATCATGCTAGCTTAACTGACACATTCCACTTAACAAGTTCCTACTTGTTAGTACATTAGCTACTATTAGCATAATAGCTACCAACTAGACTAAGATTTCTCTGTTTTTTCtgtcaaaaaatgtatctttaacATGAGAGACCTAGCCAAATTATCTGCACATATTTAGTTACAGACAAGGACCAATCTAAAAGTTTTCTGTTATTGACCATGAACTACTGTAGAACAACTAACTAGCTTGGTGGTGTGGTCTTACCCTGACTTTGCTGATGGGGTGCTGCAGCTTGCTGTTGTCTGTCTCCCTGAGGCTGATGGGGTAGAACTGGCCCTTGTTCAGGTACGTCATGGTACCGTCACCTGTCTTCTGACGCAGCGACTTGGAAGCATCCAGGGTGTACTCAAAATTATTCCTAATCAGGAAATAAATATTAGTGACAAAACcacagtaggctacatttgtATTTTCCTTTAGGGAAAGAGTAGCCTGAAATCCAGACCTGCTTTGTGctgacattccactccttgtactccgTGTCATATGTTTGGCATAAAACAGGCCTGGATTTCAGGCTAGGGAAAGAGTAGGCCTAGAGATGGAAAAAGTAATGTATCTAGTATTCAGCTGATGTTTATCTGGTATCTATCTTTATTCTAAACAATCTAGACGTGTTTTCAGTATTTATGAATATACCTTATGCAAATATTGATTATCTATATTTTCCACATCTGAAATACATTGCAAATGTCACCCCTTGAATAAGACCAACCTCATCAGTCCCTTCCCATTGGTTAGATTGTGACCCCGAATCCTCGTAGTGTCACTGAGTCCCTGATAACATTACGTTTGGCATTGTAGCTTTTAAACTGAGGGAATCTGCTGACCCCCAGGTGACTGTAGTGAATGAGGTTATTCTCCTATCAGGGGCTGAATGGCGGGGTGCGAGCGACAGCGGGCAGGCGCCGGGCTGGAAGGCTTACCCAGGCACGGTGTCAAACACGCTGTATTCCTCTGCCGAGATGGAGGCCATGCGTAACTGGAGATCCCCTGGGAAGGAGAACACCTGTGGCACACAAAGAGGACAGAGAAGTGGGGAGAGAGGGTCTGGATTTAGACAAGCATCCATGACAAGGGTTGTAGCTAGCGCTCTCAGGGGTTACAGGGAGTATAgggagccctctctctctctctctctctctctctctctctcttagtgtttctttctttcttacacTGTCTCGCTGCATCTCTACCATTATTTTTCTCTgttaaactttctctctctctctcttgctctctctctcttgctctctctctctctctctcttgctctctctcactgaaGTGGAAACAAACCACTTCCCatcctaccctccctctctccttccctcactccttccctctctccttccctcactccttcCTCTGCTCCCCGTGTGAAGGGGGTTGTGTTGGGTTATCCCTTTCCAAGGTAATCCCCCTCCAGGTTAAatggagagcgaggagagataAAGGCCTGGGCTATTGAAGGGGGGAAATAGTACAGCACTTTATTGTGTGGGCCAGACAATGGCATAATAACACACTGGCCTGCTATTTTGGAATGTTCAAATAAAAACAGGGAGGGTTGAGACCCACTGTTGTAAGCTCCAGAGGCTCAGGTGAAAGGGTTATtgtctgactggagagagagatctGAGAGTGGGGGTGTGGAGGAGGGTGGTGGGGGTTTTAGACTAGAGAAGAGGCTATTGGATTCCTGTTGTTGTGTCCACACCTCTTGGGAACCATCCTTGTAGGTCTCTGGGAAGGTGGAGTCGGGGGTACGGGGCTGGGTGCTAGGGCTGTACTGGCTGTGTGTGAGCTGCCTGGCGAACTCTGCCGTGTGGCTGTCGGACTCGGCACAGTGGAAGCTGTGGGAGGGCACCTCCATCTTGACGTTGGGGTAGTTGGGGGCGGCGGCGATGGAGACGGTGACAGTGGTGTCCGGGGAGGGGAAAAGGACCCCTCTCTTGTTGTCCTGGCCAGTTAGCTGGTTGGGCAGCAGGATGTTGATGGGGCCCTTCAGGAACTGGATCCTGCTCTCCACTGACGCCATGGAAGCTTCCTGCAGGGGGGCCATCAAGTgcctgaagaaaaacaaaaaacacagcaGGTAAAATGTCAGTTTATGATGAAATATCACAAGGACCAAACTGACGGTGTGGTGAGGTGAGGTAAGATAAGGTGTAGTGAGGTGTGGCGAGGTGAGGTGTGGTAAGGTAAGGTGTAGTGAGGTGTGGTGAAGTAAGGTgtagtgaggtgaggtgaggtgtggtAAGGTAAGGTGTAGTGAGTTGAGGTGAGGTCTGGTAAGGTAAGGTGTAGTGAGGTGTGGTGAGTTGTGTGGAGGACCTGTATTCCTCTCACTTCTAAATTCCTAGTAGTTCCTATAAatgcacacatgcgcacacagcACATTTGCCCTCCCCAGTGGTTTGTAAAGGGATGTTCTACCTACATGGACCTTTTGTTGGGATCCACATCAGAGCCCATTGACTCTGTCTTGGTCTGGGAtattgttctcttctctctgggcACCTGCATGGGAAGGTAAACACAGCCGCTGTGAGTCTGACCACATCCAATAGAACCATGTCTACATAGACAACACTGCTAGTTTTTGCTGTTTCACAGATGCAGGAAGTAAAGCTACTTCAGTCGGGACTAAGAGGCAATAGTACTAAGACCTCACAGCTGTTAATTCAATTAGTTTCTCCAACGCTGTCGATCTCTATGGCTCGGATTGTTGTGGAACAGTGTCGTAACACCTGTGGGTGAACATGGCTCCTGTATCAGTAATAACTGTGAGTGAACATGGCTCCTGTATCAGTAATAACTGTGGGTGAACATGGCCTCCTGTATCAGTAATAACTGTGAGTGAACATGGCTCCTGTATCAGTATAACTGTGGGTGAACATGGCTCCTAACTGTGGGTGAACATGGGCTCCTGTATCATAATAACTGGGGTTAACATGGCTCCTGTATCAGTAATAACTGTGGGGTGAACATGGCTCCTGTATCAGTAATACTGTGGGTGAACATGGGTCTGTATAAGTAAACTGGTGAACATGGTCCTGTATCAGTAATAACTTGGTACATGGCTCCTGTATCAGTAATAACTGTGGGTGAACATGGCTCCTGTATCAGTAATAATGTGGTGAACACTGGCTCCTGTATCAGTAATAACTGTGGGTGAACATGGCTCCTGTATCTGTAATAACTGTGAGTTCTCATGGCTCCTGTATCTGTAATAACTGTGGGTGACATGGCTCCTGTGTCTGTAATAACTGTGGGTGAACATGGCTCCTGTATCAGTAATAACTGTTAGTGAACATGGCTCCTGTACCATGTAATAACTGTGGGTGAACATGGCTCCTGTGATCTGTAAAAGTGTTGGTGAACATGGCTCCTGTATCATGTAATAACTGTGGGTGAACATGGCTCCTGTATCAAAATAACTGTGGGTGAACAATGGCTCTGTATCAGTAATAACTGGAGAGGTTGTGTTGCTATTAGAGTTGTAGGCCTAGTCTATAAGGCTCAGATTTATGTCGTACCTCAACAGTGTCATGACACCTGTGGGTGAGCACAGGTCCTGTCACCAGTAATGACTCAactgattttgttttttttaggccACCTTGTAATAGTCATACCAGCCTGTAGTCCACCAGCCTGGTCCTGTGTTACCTTGTAGCAGGCGTACCAGCCTGTATTCAACCAGCCTGGGTCCTGTGTTACCTTGTAGCAGGCGTACAGCCTGTATTCGACCAGACTGGGTCCTGTGTTACCTTGTAGGCAGGCGTACCAGCCTGTATTCGCCAGCCTGGGTCCTGTGTTACCTTGTAGCAAGGCGTACGCAGCCTGTATTCGACAGCCTGGGTCTTGTGTTACCTTGTGCAGGCGTACCAGCCTGTATTCGCCAGCCTGGGTCTGTGTTACCTTGTAGTTGTCGTACCAGCCTGTATTCGACCAGCCTGGGTCCTGTGTTACCTTGTACGCGTCGTACCAGCCTGTATTCGACCAGCCTGGGTCCTGTGTTACCTTGTAGTAGTCGTAGAGCACCCCCAGGGCAGCGGCGCTGTCCTCGTCCCCGTTGATGCTCATCATTGCCTTGGTGGCGGCCGTCAGGGGGTTCTCCAGGAACGACTTCCACGCCTCGTCCTCGTTGGTGAATGGCCGCCGCTGACCGTAGCTGGGCTCATTCTGCAACAACAGGACTGGCCTCTTactggggagggggagaaagagaagggagaagagagggagaacggagaaaaaaaaagagagagagagagagagaaagaaagaaagaaagagagagagagacatgttagcAGGAGTGCAGTGACAAATTTATTGAAGGAAAGTAACATGTGCTAGCTAGATAAAGTGTATGTCAAAACCAGGAGCTGCATAATTATTAGCTACACACAAAAGACGGACTGAGTTATAAATATTTAGTTAATATGGTCCTGTTTCTCTAACTGGTTCACTTCAGATTCAGACAGGGAGTCACTCACATCAGATGGATAGGCMAGACTGACAGCACGTAAATCAACAGACAGTCAGAGCAACAATCACTGCATTGTTCACAACCGACGAACAGGTTGGAGATATCAACAACGTCACTCTTTATCTTCCAGACCTGTTGTACAAGAAAGTCGATTGTGAGACAAATCTCAGCAACCTGTGAGAGAAAAGATGCTCTACCTGTCTGCTGTTAAGTGTTTCCTATTGGTTACTTGTCTACTGTTAAGTGTTTCCTATTGGTTACCTGTATGCTGTTAAGTGTTTCCTATTAAGTGTTTCCTATTGGTTACCTGTCTGCTGTTAAGTGTTTCCTATTGGTTACCTGTCTGCTGTTAAGTGTTTCCTATTGATTATCTGTCTGCTGTTAAGTGATTCCTATTGGTTACCTGTCTGCTGGCAAGTGTTTCATATTGGTTACCTGTCTACTGTTAAGTGTTTCCTATTGgttacctgtctctgtcttcAGTTAAGTGTTTCCTATTGGTTACCTGTCTTCAGTTAAGTGTTTCCTATTGGTTACCTGTCTTCAGTTAAGTGTTTCCTATTGGTTACCTGTCTGTTGTCTCCAGGGAGGGATCTAGTACAACATTCCAGAGTTTATATGACTgggttgttgttttatttttaaagaacCTGTTTGGAACAATCATCGTTAACTGACTCAATGCCAAAGAAAATCAGTCATCCTCTCTGTACTgtatcagacagtcagtcagtcaatcagtcagtcagtcagtcagtcagtcagtcatggtCGATTAGGTACAAGGAACAAAAGTGTATCTACCTTGAGAACATAGGAGTGAGCATACAGGATGGGTGATTCTACGTATTAGAGAAAGGGTCCATTATTACACTTTCTACAATTTTGGTACTTACAGTAAGCCTATAAGTAATTTTTACCAAGATGTATTGCATAGAATGTGAGAGGGTTACATAGCCCACAAGCCCTACATTATTGAACAATTAGATTGTAGTATTTCAGTGATTTGAATGTAGGCTAACATGCATGGTGTAATTCTATGTTATATACATGTGTATGATGATCACACAAATATTGTTTTAATAAATAGTTTGCCTTTATTTTTAACTGAATTATTTTACAGTCACAAACAGAACCTTTGAGGTT is from Salvelinus sp. IW2-2015 linkage group LG9, ASM291031v2, whole genome shotgun sequence and encodes:
- the LOC111968885 gene encoding grainyhead-like protein 1 homolog isoform X2, coding for MSQDHDNKRPVLLLQNEPSYGQRRPFTNEDEAWKSFLENPLTAATKAMMSINGDEDSAAALGVLYDYYKVPREKRTISQTKTESMGSDVDPNKRSMHLMAPLQEASMASVESRIQFLKGPINILLPNQLTGQDNKRGVLFPSPDTTVTVSIAAAPNYPNVKMEVPSHSFHCAESDSHTAEFARQLTHSQYSPSTQPRTPDSTFPETYKDGSQEVFSFPGDLQLRMASISAEEYSVFDTVPGNNFEYTLDASKSLRQKTGDGTMTYLNKGQFYPISLRETDNSKLQHPISKVRSVVMVVFGEEKCRDDQLKHWKYWHSRQHTAKQRCLDIADYKESFNTISNIEEISYNAISFTWDINEEAKIFISVNCLSTDFSSQKGVKGLPLNLQIDTYSYNNRSNKPIHRAFCQIKVFCDKGAERKIRDEEKKQSRRKGKSTDLNTSLGSYVDVKVPFLQKRNDVTTFKMMTDFETQPVLFIPDIHFSIFQRHPFSQEDGEESSGMKRSLYAEDEFGSPSNKLARMDKPKKVLLYVRRETEEVFDAVMLKNPTMNGLVEAISEKYNVPLQKVGKVYKKCKKGILVNMDDNIIKHYSNEDTFQISMEELGGIYKLTLTEI
- the LOC111968885 gene encoding grainyhead-like protein 1 homolog isoform X1, encoding MSLSLFLSFFLSLSLSFFFSVLPLFSLLFLPLPSKRPVLLLQNEPSYGQRRPFTNEDEAWKSFLENPLTAATKAMMSINGDEDSAAALGVLYDYYKVPREKRTISQTKTESMGSDVDPNKRSMHLMAPLQEASMASVESRIQFLKGPINILLPNQLTGQDNKRGVLFPSPDTTVTVSIAAAPNYPNVKMEVPSHSFHCAESDSHTAEFARQLTHSQYSPSTQPRTPDSTFPETYKDGSQEVFSFPGDLQLRMASISAEEYSVFDTVPGNNFEYTLDASKSLRQKTGDGTMTYLNKGQFYPISLRETDNSKLQHPISKVRSVVMVVFGEEKCRDDQLKHWKYWHSRQHTAKQRCLDIADYKESFNTISNIEEISYNAISFTWDINEEAKIFISVNCLSTDFSSQKGVKGLPLNLQIDTYSYNNRSNKPIHRAFCQIKVFCDKGAERKIRDEEKKQSRRKGKSTDLNTSLGSYVDVKVPFLQKRNDVTTFKMMTDFETQPVLFIPDIHFSIFQRHPFSQEDGEESSGMKRSLYAEDEFGSPSNKLARMDKPKKVLLYVRRETEEVFDAVMLKNPTMNGLVEAISEKYNVPLQKVGKVYKKCKKGILVNMDDNIIKHYSNEDTFQISMEELGGIYKLTLTEI
- the LOC111968885 gene encoding grainyhead-like protein 1 homolog isoform X3; the encoded protein is MWIPTKGPCRHLMAPLQEASMASVESRIQFLKGPINILLPNQLTGQDNKRGVLFPSPDTTVTVSIAAAPNYPNVKMEVPSHSFHCAESDSHTAEFARQLTHSQYSPSTQPRTPDSTFPETYKDGSQEVFSFPGDLQLRMASISAEEYSVFDTVPGNNFEYTLDASKSLRQKTGDGTMTYLNKGQFYPISLRETDNSKLQHPISKVRSVVMVVFGEEKCRDDQLKHWKYWHSRQHTAKQRCLDIADYKESFNTISNIEEISYNAISFTWDINEEAKIFISVNCLSTDFSSQKGVKGLPLNLQIDTYSYNNRSNKPIHRAFCQIKVFCDKGAERKIRDEEKKQSRRKGKSTDLNTSLGSYVDVKVPFLQKRNDVTTFKMMTDFETQPVLFIPDIHFSIFQRHPFSQEDGEESSGMKRSLYAEDEFGSPSNKLARMDKPKKVLLYVRRETEEVFDAVMLKNPTMNGLVEAISEKYNVPLQKVGKVYKKCKKGILVNMDDNIIKHYSNEDTFQISMEELGGIYKLTLTEI